A section of the Larus michahellis chromosome 1, bLarMic1.1, whole genome shotgun sequence genome encodes:
- the SON gene encoding protein SON isoform X3: MASLPPTPTGPEPADTHSRTLQPTMAPTPPPPPLRPSVSGKVEGQPNGDTIPAEQANPSDDTGAGAGSRQNDQIVQKIEEVLSGALDTELQCKSDVDKNTVKNSTQSTKRSSTGEDEIPRKKSKKNKKHKSKKKKKKKKKRKKEKKHKKQPKESKLSTRHGDHADLQPASQLMPEKSSSKLSVQHGGSGDANLSVHMQPEELCLKASGELDRQALGLTSHSITDSQQSTENLGSEKGTLCATNPPFNIEGSQSVIPENTSITQTRICTREEQIKQSHESIYPIAIHASEKDVLVDTGHDTSSSIPLGVANKTEIQKDSSATVASEVIEALKVSEVILESKGTGEVRALDTVLESETMEVLEYSEASLQSMAQAGAKELEAAAESVSLASDVTTIPANQVGLNTVNVAHVPVAVEEVKIPEATEESLHMGNVKNVERSLELGGAKPSVISDHLRVTQCSPMEGSSVLKADVSLQHPFKIPAATAVTQVEIKSAKILLGSGAVTEVKGIELARGSSSVKEAQECLQVEVVKDVEGTTDPATVLNASGVFLQPQVLTETRSVDRIQQSALPAELTDVNVAADAKGLRATQEPVAVVQTFVPQTTPEIQMVEGFKGPRATVEATALTGVKGRETSQATLQLENTNTSKISGPTLKPVAVTESKDSEGTSLLRQPEELRVLRSESESNVRGLEAISLSLQMEGVKASEESVLCRSVARGLAATLDSTAVSKGSEINLGSMAGVEAGSEASHRAIGSARPMKSLETTIGPVAVTERTLESVVASVSMEPVKESETLAGMVHLKTTAETVVEPLGASRTGNSIVSHSQVMTHTGTSQTEVVGDIKDSEPATSSATVEVRGLGNLSEVAEVKDVEARSKTSHLTQMKNLEMVVGSEASSKSVREQTVGHSQAVLESLPRVEEKAMASEIVTEVRNLKGTLESQILTDVRTQGPTVEYIIATRRTGMQKTEPSLSNVKVLEEASETEKVMKAKYLEPASETRELRLLESMKESATVEVKGSEAVEEPEVHMDIQGLEASQKFGNVGVVNVLEDASEAVPESFHTEKQEHLQVVLEAKPAAEWESTEEAPEVLSAAEMRSSEPVPKTGDMKDMEAMPEHEVAAEVQYAEGVQGQQMEDVNVPGQALECEILVEKKDAEQIQASEPLIAETVFSSSHAADEKDSAGTPEFEIIGDTKQLEAAPAHIAETEDLETAPLPETVVGLKDAEADGGLEAETKDLEAVPVPETVTEAVPVLAAEASQSEVIPPAEAVKEATPEQESEKRDSETSDVQPDVAARMKETLMRLEKVMEKSSHRSSDKKHDAKKQKRSRSKSQSRSRKRKKKSRSRSTSRRLTSKRARSRSRNHSDSRKKHSKSRSRSVEKRERRVSSRRSRRRRSRSSDRYRSKSRSAEKRGRSRRRRSRSSDHYRSKSRSVEKRLSSRRSRRRRSRSSDRYRSKSRSVEKRLSSRRSGRRRSRSSDRYRSKSRSVEKRLSSRRSGRRRSRSSDRYRSKSRSVEKRLSSRRSGRRRSRSSDRYRSKSRSVEKRLSSRRSGRRRSRSSDRYRSKSRSVEKRGSRLSSWRSRRRRSRSSDRSKSRSRSSEKRGGKEYSWRFRHRGSGSSDRSKSRSRSVEKRGRKASLRRSKRQRSKSSDRYKSRSRSVEKRDRKQSSRKSKRQRSKSSDRYKSRSKSVEKKKESSRKSKRRRSKSSERYKSRSRSVEKKRKESSKKSKRKRSKSSDSVKSRSKSIEKRENKLSSVKCSSKHVDSSELTESTKCPDKVDVPEPSVASEGSSKSSNGPTSVALSVEGINGPELPPASESGFSQTFDSLEKSSSSVEKTVGLQPSVMSELDSSKTPDEQELRSVPVEETQVSELPVTSENGSAEKAVSLESSSLPELTYSTSKSRSSSVEKSGDPETSLVMQFQHFASHENESRSTSLKEIEGPEPLLTLQSGCSVSSDDYKTISSSSGRIEVQGSSLMSESVPSDLSEGHELRHIPGEKQELQNFLQVPESESSKLADSPESRSLPFETVEAQKSFQAPEVTRSVFPDVSESSSLPIEKGQMHEPSLVSDSGCFRSPDGHESGSSFAPQINEFPLMPEGGSFRSPDVNDQRSLSVEKVKAPAVSLTSECGPVEVSGDIIAVSSFEKMQEVAFTTVHESRSSVDKDLDGPTLSQVLEVDCSESSEMPESRYLPAGKIEGTGSFLVSKNVIPVCHDGHISRHNYFEKTEGAELSLASELRCSVFPEGYKLTSTAVDKVELQKPLEGGFSESADVCESVSTPTEKLQAPVTSLTPEDGLFVLHDSHELTPIPAEKVEVQKPSLPSELKCIASPDGHKLRSAYDEEIQVQETPLVLESRCSVSADGHVLTSTPFEKVEVEEPSQIAGNEYRIGLDGPQLTSTPAEKTEIRELYQMSEDRCSVSIESQELRSPPVEKIQVQEPALMSENEYAVSWEGQELRSSSPEKVEMQEASVVPDDEYTVSSEGHKLPSSLAEKTEVQECSLLSENEYAVSLEGREMTAIPAEKEVQEPSLTSNSEYTIFPEREGLQSTLAEKMVVQEPSLMSDSQYAASPEGQELLPALTEKTEVQECALLSENEYDVSPEGHDLRSSPAEKEEMEEHSESSESESSMSTDSHELQSTVVEKTEVQELSLMSEGECAMSPEGQELQSSPIEKVEAEEPSLTYENEHALSPQEYESRLTHAEKTEDMDSSFTSENDHLLSFESQEVRFTPIRKADVGELSPTPENEHAASPDGQELRFATVEKVGGLEPLTLNDRASMSPDGSDLKSIPAEKTDDAMPSLMHESGCSMSPDGYSVKSGPGEETGDLEPSLISERRHSTSSYQEGHELKSPMEEEGLESSLTSEHRRSVSPEGHEQKSIDEEMDDREPSLASEHRRSMSPDEHESRSSIGEEAEYLEQPLTTERRSSVSSDEHESRSTTGEEIEDAEPSLAAERRDSTSSDEHESRSTAGEDMEDGEPSLTAERRHSTSSDDRESRSTTGEEIEDLEPSLAAEDRRSMSPDGRESRSTTGEEAEDRELSLTAERRHSTSSDEHESRSTAGEDVEDMEPSLTAERRDSTSSDDHESRSTTGEEAEDMEPSLTTEHRRSTSPDGRESRSTTGEEADDVETSLTAERRDSTSSDDHESRSTTGEEGEDVEPSLADEDKQDSTPLERSEEQDSSFIHESRCSESSEREKSRSKSVDKISDKESPRRSISRRSKSLTRQKSRSTSVEKVADGESSRRSRRRRSRSAAHQKSRSTSIEKTADKESSRRSRRRRSRSAARQRSQSTSVEKAADKESSRRSRRRRSRSAARQRSRSKSVEKTADKESSRRSRSRRSRSSQRRSQRYDTDSRSRRNRSRSVTRRRASRSKSNRRSRSSSLSRSRHRRRSRSRSASRRRRSLSRDRRKRSQRNRSRSTDRRRRRSDSRDRRISLRLRSRSRTPIRQRRSRSRGRRRSSSRSPIRLRRSRSSGRRRYSRSPDRRRSRSSERFSSRSPKRLTDLDKAQLLEIAKANAAAMCAKSGVPLPPSLMPLLSQKKDDKANQKSSRDTLKELTEKCKKIAQSTDDVIVNKPHVSDEEEEERPFYNHPFKLSEPKPIFFNLSTPSIKPAPPPQPKNQVSLSKEFPVSSGSQHRKKEADSVYGEWVPVEKGKDDGKDDVFPKPSIEMQSCHQVS; encoded by the exons ATGGCATCGCTCCCGCCCACCCCCACCGGCCCCGAGCCCGCCGACACGCACAGCCGCACGCTTCAGCCCACCATGGCCCCcacaccgccgccgccgccgctccggcccTCGGTGAG TGGAAAGGTAGAAGGCCAGCCCAATGGTGACACAATCCCAGCTGAGCAAGCCAATCCTTCAGATGAcactggtgctggtgctgggagTCGTCAGAATGATCAGATAGTGCAGAAAATAGAGGAAGTGCTCTCTGGAGCCCTTGATACAGAGCTGCAGTGCAAATCAG ATGTAgacaaaaatactgtgaaaaatagtACTCAGTCTACAAAAAGAAGCTCCACTGGTGAAGATGAAATTCCTAGGAAAAAATCCAAGAAGAACAAGAAGCACAAAagtaagaagaagaagaaaaagaagaagaaaaggaagaaagagaaaaagcataaaaagcagCCAAAGGAGTCGAAGTTGAGCACACGTCATGGAGATCATGCAGACTTGCAGCCTGCTTCTCAGTTGATGCCAGAGAAATCAAGCTCCAAGTTGAGTGTACAGCATGGAGGATCTGGAGATGCAAATCTGTCTGTCCACATGCAACCAGAAGAACTGTGCTTAAAAGCCAGTGGGGAGCTTGATAGGCAAGCTCTAGGACTTACGTCTCATTCAATAACTGATTCTCAGCAATCTACAGAAAATCTTGGAAGTGAGAAGGGGACTTTGTGTGCAACAAATCCTCCATTTAATATAGAAGGCAGCCAGTCTGTTATCCCAGAAAATACTAGTATAACTCAAACTAGAATTTGCACTAGAGAAGAACAAATTAAACAGTCTCATGAATCTATTTATCCTATAGCTATTCATGCAAGTGAAAAGGATGTTCTTGTTGATACTGGACATGATACTTCGTCTAGCATCCCATTGGGAGTTGccaataaaactgaaattcagaaagaTTCGTCAGCAACTGTAGCTTCAGAGGTAATAGAAGCACTAAAAGTTTCAGAAGTTATTCTGGAATCTAAAGGCACTGGGGAAGTAAGAGCTTTGGATACAGTTCTTGAGTCTGAGACTATGGAGGTGTTGGAATATTCAGAAGCATCTCTACAATCTATGGCACAGGCGGGAGCAAAAGAGTTAGAAGCAGCTGCAGAATCTGTGTCTTTGGCAAGTGATGTCACAACAATTCCTGCAAATCAGGTGGGTCTGAATACTGTGAACGTAGCTCACGTGCCTGTTGCCGTGGAAGAAGTGAAAATTCCAGAAGCAACTGAAGAATCTCTGCATATgggaaatgtgaaaaatgtgGAAAGATCGTTGGAATTAGGGGGTGCGAAGCCCTCAGTTATATCTGATCATCTGAGAGTGACACAGTGCAGCCCCATGGAGGGTTCAAGTGTCTTGAAGGCAGATGTGTCTTTGCAACATCCTTTTAAAATACCTGCAGCGACTGCTGTGACCCAGGTGGAAATAAAAAGTGCCAAAATACTCCTGGGATCAGGAGCTGTTACAGAAGTGAAGGGTATTGAACTAGCTAGAGGCTCTAGCTCAGTCAAAGAGGCTCAAGAATGTCTGCAAGTTGAAGTAGTCAAAGATGTGGAAGGTACCACTGACCCTGCAACAGTGCTGAATGCCTCAGGAGTGTTCCTACAACCTCAAGTCTTGACAGAAACAAGAAGTGTGGATAGAATCCAGCAATCTGCACTTCCAGCGGAATTAACAGATGTAAATGTGGCTGCAGATGCAAAAGGTTTAAGAGCAACTCAAGAACCTGTAGCGGTTGTGCAGACCTTCGTTCCCCAAACAACTCCAGAAATCCAGATGGTGGAGGGTTTTAAAGGTCCACGAGCAACTGTGGAAGCTACAGCACTAACAGGAGTAAAAGGTCGAGAAACAAGCCAAGCTACTCTGCAGCTGGAAAATACTAATACTTCAAAAATTTCAGGACCTACTCTCAAGCCTGTAGCTGTAACAGAGTCAAAAGATTCAGAAGGTACTTCGTTACTGAGGCAACCAGAGGAACTGAGAGTATTAAGATCTGAGAGTGAATCAAATGTGAGAGGTTTGGAAGCAATTTCCCTATCTTTGCAAATGGAAGGTGTGAAAGCTTCAGAAGAATCTGTGCTTTGTAGGTCTGTAGCTAGAGGCTTAGCAGCCACACTAGATTCAACAGCGGTGTCAAAAGGTTCAGAAATAAATCTAGGTAGTATGGCAGGAGTAGAAGCAGGCTCGGAGGCCAGTCACCGAGCCATTGGATCTGCGAGACCAATGAAAAGTTTGGAAACAACTATAGGGCCTGTAGCAGTAACAGAAAGGACTCTTGAATCTGTGGTTGCATCTGTAAGCATGGAACCAGTTAAAGAGTCTGAGACATTAGCAGGAATGGTACATTtgaaaaccacagcagaaacagTTGTAGAACCCCTTGGTGCAAGCAGAACAGGGAATTCCATCGTTTCGCATTCTCAGGTCATGACACATACGGGAACCTCACAAACTGAGGTGGTGGGGGACATAAAGGATTCTGAACCAGCTACCAGTTCTGCCACTGTAGAAGTGAGAGGTTTAGGCAACTTGTCGGAAGTTGCAGAGGTGAAAGATGTGGAAGCGAGATCAAAAACTTCACACTTaacacagatgaaaaatttgGAAATGGTTGTGGGATCTGAAGCAAGTTCAAAATCTGTACGGGAACAAACAGTAGGTCATTCACAAGCAGTATTAGAGTCTTTGCCCAGAGTGGAAGAAAAAGCTATGGCATCAGAAATAGTGACAGAAGTGAGAAACTTGAAAGGAACTTTAGAATCTCAGATTTTGACAGATGTGAGAACTCAGGGACCTACTGTTGAGTATATAATTGCAACAAGGAGGACAGGCATGCAAAAAACTGAGCCCTCACTTAGTAATGTAAAAGTTTTGGAAGAAgcttcagaaacagagaaagtaatgaaagcaaaatatttggagCCAGCATCAGAAACTAGAGAATTGAGGTTGTTGGAAAGTATGAAAGAGTCTGCGACAGTAGAGGTGAAAGGTTCTGAAGCAGTTGAAGAGCCTGAGGTACACATGGATATCCAAGGTTTGGAAGCTTCCCAGAAGTTTGGAAACGTTGGGGTGGTGAATGTTTTAGAGGATGCTTCAGAAGCTGTTCCAGAATCTTTTCACACTGAAAAACAAGAGCATCTGCAAGTAGTACTAGAAGCAAAACCTGCTGCAGAATGGGAGAGCACAGAAGAGGCACCAGAAGTCTTGAGTGCTGCTGAAATGAGATCTTCTGAACCAGTTCCAAAAACAGGGGACATGAAAGATATGGAAGCAATGCCGGAACATGAAGTGGCAGCAGAAGTACAATATGCAGAAGGAGTGCAGGGTCAACAGATGGAGGATGTGAATGTTCCAGGTCAAGCTCTTGAATGTGAGATACTGGTtgagaagaaagatgcagagCAAATTCAAGCATCTGAGCCTTTAATAGCAGAAACAGTTTTTAGTTCTTCACATGCAGCAGATGAAAAAGATTCAGCAGGGACTCCTGAATTCGAAATAATTGGAGACACAAAACAGTTGGAAGCAGCTCCAGCTCACAttgcagaaacagaagatttGGAAACTGCACCTCTTCCTGAGACTGTTGTAGGGCTGAAAGATGCAGAAGCAGATGGAGGGTTGGAGGCAGAGACAAAAGATTTGGAAGCAGTTCCAGTACCTGAGACCGTTACAGAAGCAGTTCCAGTACTTGCGGCAGAGGCAAGTCAGTCAGAAGTCATTCCACCGGCTGAGGCTGTCAAAGAAGCCACTCCAGAACAGGAGTCAGAGAAAAGAGATTCAGAAACATCCGATGTGCAACCTGATGTGGCGGCACGGATGAAGGAGACTCTGATGAGACTTGAGAAAGTTATGGAAAAAAGCAGCCATAGAAGCAGTGATAAAAAGCAtgatgcaaagaaacaaaaaaggagtcGCTCCAAGTCTCAGTCCAGGTCTAGGAAGCGGAAGAAAAAATCAAGGTCACGTTCTACTTCCAGGCGTTTGACCTCTAAAAGAGCACGTTCTAGGAGCAGAAACCATTCAGATTCCAGAAAAAAACATTCCAAATCTAGATCCAGAtctgtggagaagagagagagaagagtgtCTTCCCGGAGGTCCAGGCGCAGACGTTCCAGGTCATCTGACCGTTACAGGTCTAAGTCCAGATcagcagaaaagagagggagGTCCAGACGTAGACGTTCCAGGTCGTCTGACCACTACAGGTCTAAATCCAGATCAGTGGAAAAACGCCTGTCCTCCCGAAGGTCCAGACGTAGACGTTCCAGGTCTTCTGACCGCTACAGGTCCAAGTCCAGGTCAGTGGAAAAGCGACTGTCCTCTCGAAGGTCTGGGCGCCGACGTTCCAGGTCTTCTGACCGCTACAGGTCTAAGTCCAGGTCAGTGGAAAAGCGACTGTCCTCTCGAAGGTCTGGGCGCCGACGTTCCAGGTCTTCTGACCGCTACAGGTCTAAGTCCAGGTCAGTGGAAAAGCGACTGTCCTCTCGAAGGTCTGGGCGCCGACGTTCCAGGTCTTCTGACCGCTACAGGTCTAAATCACGGTCAGTGGAAAAGAGACTGTCCTCCCGAAGGTCTGGGCGCCGACGTTCCAGGTCTTCTGACCGCTACAGGTCTAAATCACGGTCAGTGGAAAAGAGGGGGAGCAGGTTGTCCTCCTGGAGATCCCGCCGCAGACGTTCCAGGTCCTCTGACCGTTCTAAATCAAGATCCAGGTCTTCAGAAAAGAGAGGGGGCAAAGAATACTCATGGAGGTTCAGACATAGAGGGTCTGGTTCCTCCGATCGTTCGAAATCTAGGTCAAGATCTGTAGAGAAGAGAGGTCGGAAGGCATCTCTGCGGAGGTCTAAACGTCAGCGCTCAAAGTCCTCTGACCGGTACAAGTCTAGATCCAGATCAGTAGAAAAAAGAGATCGAAAGCAATCATCGCGAAAGTCTAAACGTCAGCGCTCAAAGTCTTCTGACCGTTACAAGTCTAGATccaaatcagtggaaaaaaagaaggagtCATCACGAAAATCTAAGCGTCGCCGATCAAAATCTTCTGAACGTTACAAGTCTAGGTCTAGGTCTGTTGAAAAAAAACGCAAGGAGtcttcaaaaaaatccaaacgGAAACGGTCCAAGTCCTCTGATAGTGTTAAGTCAAGGTCCAAGTCTatagaaaaaagagagaataagtTATCCTCAGTAAAGTGCAGTAGCAAGCATGTGGACTCCTCTGAACTCACAGAGTCAACCAAATGTCCTGATAAAGTAGATGTTCCTGAACCTTCTGTTGCAAGTGAAGGCAGCTCTAAATCCTCTAATGGTCCCACATCAGTAGCTTTGTCTGTTGAAGGAATAAATGGCCCAGAGCTGCCGCCAGCATCTGAAAGTGGATTTTCCCAAACTTTTGATAGTCTTGAGAAAAGTTCCTCATCTGTTGAAAAAACGGTGGGTCTGCAGCCTTCTGTGATGTCTGAACTTGATAGCTCCAAAACCCCAGATGAACAGGAACTGAGATCCGTGCCTGTGGAAGAAACACAGGTTTCAGAGCTTCCTGTGACATCTGAAAATGGATCAGCGGAAAAAGCAGTGTCTCTGGAGTCTTCATCACTACCTGAACTTACATACTCCACATCCAAGTCAAGATCATCATCTGTCGAAAAAAGTGGAGATCCAGAAACTTCTTTGGTAATGCAATTTCAGCACTTTGCATCCCATGAAAATGAGTCAAGATCTACCTCTCTCAAAGAAATAGAGGGTCCAGAGCCTCTTCTGACACTTCAAAGTGGATGCTCTGTATCTTCTGATGATTACAAGACAATCTCCTCATCATCTGGAAGAATAGAGGTTCAGGGATCTTCTCTGATGTCTGAAAGTGTACCGTCTGACTTGTCCGAGGGTCATGAATTGAGACATATCCCCGGTGAAAAACAAGAGCTTCAGAATTTTTTGCAAGTACCTGAAAGTGAATCTTCCAAGTTGGCTGACAGCCCTGAGTCAAGGTCACTACCATTTGAAACAGTAGAGGCTCAAAAATCTTTTCAGGCACCTGAAGTTACACGCTCTGTGTTCCCTGATGTCTCTGAATCATCCTCCTTGCCTATTGAAAAGGGACAGATGCATGAGCCTTCTCTGGTTTCTGACAGTGGATGCTTCAGGTCTCCTGACGGACATGAGTCAGGATCCAGCTTTGCTCCACAAATAAATGAGTTTCCATTGATGCCTGAAGGTGGGTCTTTCAGGTCACCTGATGTAAATGACCAAAGATCTTTATCTGTTGAAAAAGTAAAGGCTCCAGCTGTTTCCCTAACATCTGAGTGTGGTCCTGTTGAGGTCTCGGGTGACATCATTGCAGTGTCATCTTTTGAAAAAATGCAGGAGGTTGCATTCACAACTGTTCATGAGTCCAGATCATCCGTTGACAAAGATTTAGATGGTCCGACACTTTCACAAGTACTTGAAGTTGACTGCTCTGAATCTTCTGAAATGCCTGAATCGAGGTACCTGCCTGCTGGAAAAATAGAGGGCACAGGATCTTTCTTGGTGTCTAAAAATGTAATTCCTGTGTGCCATGATGGCCATATATCAAGACACAATTACTTTGAGAAAACAGAAGGTGCAGAACTGTCGTTGGCATCTGAGCTTAGGTGTTCTGTCTTCCCTGAAGGCTATAAATTGACATCCACTGCAGTTGACAAAGTGGAGTTACAGAAGCCACTGGAAGGTGGGTTCTCTGAGTCTGCTGATGTTTGTGAATCAGTAAGCACACCTACTGAAAAACTGCAGGCCCCAGTGACTTCTTTGACACCTGAAGATGGGCTTTTCGTGTTGCATGACAGTCATGAATTGACACCTATCCCTGCTGAAAAAGTAGAGGTGCAAAAGCCATCTTTGCCATCTGAACTGAAATGCATTGCATCCCCTGATGGCCACAAACTGAGATCTGCTTATGATGAAGAAATACAAGTGCAGGAGACACCTCTGGTACTGGAAAGCAGATGTTCTGTTTCTGCTGATGGTCATGTGTTGACATCCACCCCTTTTGAAAAAGTTGAGGTAGAGGAGCCTTCTCAAATAGCTGGAAATGAATACAGAATAGGGCTTGATGGCCCGCAGTTAACATCAACCCCTGCTGAAAAAACAGAGATACGGGAACTTTATCAGATGTCTGAAGACAGATGTTCAGTGTCCATTGAGAGCCAGGAGTTGCGGTCACCCCCTGTTGAAAAGATACAAGTGCAAGAGCCTGCTCTCATGTCTGAAAATGAATATGCTGTATCTTGGGAGGGCCAGGAGTTGAGATCTAGCTCTCCTGAAAAGGTAGAGATGCAGGAGGCTTCTGTAGTACCTGACGATGAATATACTGTGTCTTCTGAAGGTCACAAATTGCCATCTTCCCTTGCTGAAAAAACAGAGGTACAGGAGTGTTCTCTGCTGTCTGAAAATGAATATGCTGTATCTCTTGAGGGCCGGGAGATGACAGCCATCCCTGCTGAAAAAGAGGTGCAGGAGCCTTCTCTGACATCCAACAGTGAATATACCATCTTCCCTGAACGCGAAGGATTACAGTCTACCCTTGCTGAAAAAATGGTGGTGCAGGAGCCTTCACTAATGTCAGACAGTCAATACGCTGCGTCCCCTGAAGGGCAGGAGTTGCTCCCTGCTCTTACTGAAAAAACAGAGGTGCAGGAGTGTGCTTTGCTGTCTGAAAATGAGTATGATGTATCCCCTGAAGGCCATGATTTGAGATCCAGTCctgctgaaaaggaagaaatggaggaaCATTCTGAATCATCTGAAAGTGAAAGTTCAATGTCCACTGATAGTCACGAGTTGCAGTCTACTGTTGTTGAAAAAACAGAGGTGCAGGAGCTGTCTTTGATGTCTGAAGGTGAATGTGCCATGTCCCCTGAAGGTCAGGAGCTGCAGTCTAGCCCTATTGAAAAAGTAGAGGCTGAGGAACCTTCTCTGACATATGAAAATGAACATGCACTGTCCCCTCAAGAGTATGAATCAAGATTGACTCACGCTGAGAAAACAGAGGATATGGATTCTTCTTTCACATCTGAAAATGACCATCTTTTGTCTTTCGAGAGCCAGGAGGTAAGATTCACCCCTATTCGAAAAGCAGATGTGGGTGAGCTGTCTCCAACACCTGAAAATGAACATGCAGCATCCCCTGATGGCCAGGAGTTGAGATTCGCCACTGTTGAAAAAGTAGGCGGTCTTGAACCTTTGACGCTAAATGATAGAGCCTCCATGTCCCCTGATGGCAGTGACTTGAAATCCATCCCTGCTGAAAAAACGGATGATGCAATGCCTTCTTTAATGCATGAAAGTGGGTGCTCCATGTCCCCTGATGGCTACAGTGTGAAATCTGGCCCTGGTGAGGAAACAGGGGATCTAGAGCCCTCTTTGATATCTGAACGTAGACATTCCACATCTTCATATCAGGAAGGTCATGAGCTGAAATCTCCCATGGAGGAAGAGGGTCTGGAGTCCTCTTTGACTTCTGAACATAGAAGGTCTGTGTCCCCTGAGGGCCATGAGCAGAAATCTATAGATGAAGAAATGGATGATCGGGAGCCCTCTTTGGCATCTGAACATAGGCGCTCCATGTCCCCTGATGAGCATGAGTCAAGATCTAGCATTGGTGAAGAAGCAGAGTATCTGGAGCAGCCTTTGACAACAGAACGTAGATCCTCTGTGTCTTCTGATGAGCATGAGTCAAGGTCTACCACTGGTGAAGAGATAGAGGATGCAGAACCCTCATTGGCAGCTGAACGACGAGACTCCACATCTTCTGATGAGCATGAGTCAAGGTCTACCGCTGGTGAAGATATGGAAGATGGGGAGCCCTCTTTGACAGCTGAACGCAGACATTCCACATCCTCTGATGACCGTGAGTCAAGGTCTACAACTGGTGAAGAAATAGAGGATTTGGAACCTTCTTTGGCAGCTGAAGATAGACGCTCCATGTCTCCTGATGGACGTGAGTCAAGGTCAACCACTGGTGAAGAAGCAGAGGACCGGGAGCTCTCACTGACAGCTGAACGTAGGCATTCCACATCCTCAGATGAGCATGAGTCGAGGTCTACTGCTGGTGAAGATGTGGAGGATATGGAACCTTCCTTGACAGCTGAACGAAGAGATTCCACATCATCAGATGATCACGAGTCAAGGTCTACCACTGGTGAAGAAGCAGAGGACATGGAACCCTCTTTGACAACTGAACACAGACGTTCTACATCCCCTGATGGGCGTGAATCGAGGTCTACCACTGGTGAAGAAGCAGATGATGTGGAGACCTCCTTGACAGCTGAACGAAGAGACTCCACGTCGTCAGATGATCATGAATCAAGGTCTACCACTGGTGAAGAGGGTGAGGATGTGGAGCCCTCTTTGGCAGATGAAGATAAACAGGATTCCACACCTCTTGAGAGGTCGGAGGAACAGGACTCTTCCTTTATACATGAAAGTAGGTGTTCTGAGTCTTCCGAACGTGAAAAATCTAGATCCAAATCTGTTGATAAAATATCTGACAAAGAGTCTCCACGAAGATCTATAAGCAGACGCTCAAAGTCTCTTACTCGCCAAAAGAGTCGATCCACATCTGTTGAAAAAGTGGCAGACGGAGAGTCTTCACGGAGATCTAGACGTAGACGTTCCAGGTCTGCTGCTCACCAGAAGAGTAGATCCACATCTATTGAAAAAACAGCAGACAAAGAGTCTTCACGGAGGTCTAGACGTAGACGCTCCAGGTCCGCTGCTCGCCAAAGGAGTCAATCAACATCTGTTGAAAAAGCAGCAGACAAAGAGTCTTCGCGGAGGTCTAGACGTAGGCGCTCCAGGTCCGCTGCTCGCCAACGGAGTCGATCCAAATCTGTTGAAAAAACAGCAGACAAAGAATCTTCACGAAGGTCTAGAAGCAGGCGCTCCAGGTCTTCACAGCGCAGATCCCAGAGGTATGATACAGACTCTCGCTCTAGACGGAATCGCTCCAGATCAGTAACACGGAGAAGAGCATCAAGATCAAAATCTAATCGTCGCTCTCGGTCTAGCTCGTTGTCGCGTTCAAGGCACAGAAGGAGGAGTAGGTCAAGGTCAGCATCAAGAAGGCGACGTTCTTTATCAAGAGACAGGCGTAAGAGATCTCAGAGAAATAGATCAAGATCTACtgacagaagaagaagaagatcaGATTCAAGAGATCGTAGAATATCACTCAGATTACGGAGCAGGAGTCGAACACCTATTCGTCAAAGGCGATCAAGGTCAAGAGGAAGAAGACGGAGCTCTAGTAGGTCACCAATTCGACTTCGACGGTCAAGATCTTCAGGGAGACGAAGATACAGCAGATCACCTGATCGTCGTAGGTCGAGGTCATCAGAACGATTTTCCAGCAGGTCACCTAAACGTCTTACAGACTTGG acAAGGCTCAGCTACTTGAAATAGCCAAAGCTAATGCAGCGGCCATGTGTGCTAAGTCTGGTGTTCCCTTACCACCAAGCCTGATGCCTTTGTTATCTCAAAAGAAAGACGACAAAGCCAATCAGAAGTCATCAAGAGATACGCTAAAGGAGCTCACAGAG aaaTGCAAGAAGATTGCTCAAAGCACAGATGATGTGATAGTGAACAAACCTCATGTTtctgatgaagaggaggaagaacgTCCTTTCTATAATCATCCTTTTAAGCTCAGTGAACCCAAAcctatttttttcaatttaagt actCCCAGCATAaaaccagcaccaccaccacaaccaaaAAATCAGGTCAGCTTGTCAAAGGAGTTCCCTGTTTCATCTGGGTCTCAAcataggaaaaaagaagcagataGTGTCTATGGAGAATGGGTTCCAGTTGAAAAAGGCAAAGACGACGGCAAGGATGATGTTTTCCCCAAACCATCCATTGAG